From the Lusitaniella coriacea LEGE 07157 genome, the window CGCGCGCATTGCCCAAAAAGAACCCTTAGAGGGAGTAAAAATCGGAGTTCAAGTCTTAAACCAATTGGGAATTAAATTACCAGAAAATCCTGCTGAAGAAGATATTCAACAAGCCATAAAAGACACAACAGCTTGCTTGCCTGCTCAGGGAATTGAAAGCCTAGCTCAACTGCCACAAATGCGCGATCCTAAAACCCTGGCGGCCATGAAAATTTCCTTCGCTCTCGCACCGGCTGCCTATGTTTCCGGTTCCCCAATTTTTCTTCTGAATGCCCTAGCAGAAATTCGCAATTCGATCGCCTATGGAAATGCCCCAACCTCTGCTGCGGCTTATGCCCACTATGGAATTATCCTGTGTGGAATTATGAACGATATCGAATCGGGATATCAATTTGGTAAACTGGCGTTGGAGTTATCAGGAAAATCAAATAATAAAGCCTTAAATGCCAAGATTGCGATGATTTTTGGCTCGTTTATTTGGCCGTGGAAAATCCCTTGGGGCAATACCTTAAATCTTTTGCAATCGGGTTACACCTATGGGTTAGATTCGGGTAGTTTAGAACTTGCCGCTTTCTGCCGTTCTTTTGAAGCTCAATCTGCCTATTTTATGGGACAAGAACTCTCGGAATTAGCATCGAAGTGTTCGATCTATACGGAGCAAGTTCGACAAATTCAGCAAGAATTAAATATCACCTTAATGGAGCAACTCCATCAAACAATTCTCAATTTACAGGGACAATCTGACGATCCTTGTATTTTAGTGGGAGATGTTGCCAATGAGATCGAACTGATTCCTCAATATCAAGAGACAAATAATCCTTTGGCATTGTATGGAGTGTATTTGCATAAAGCAATTTTGTGTTACCTCTTCGATCGGTATTCAGAAGCCTTAGATTGTATTGAAACAGCAAGTAATTATATCGGCGGAGTAACCGCCCAAGTGGTGATTCCCGTTTCGTATTTCTATAACTCTTTGATTCGTTTGGCGATCGCGGCGACAGCACCCGAAGAGGAACGAAAAGTACATCTTGAAATGGTAGCTGCCAATCAAAATAAAATAGAGAATTGGAAACAACACGCTCCTCAAAATTTTCAACATAAGTACGATCTTGTTGAAGCAGAAAAATATCGGATGCTGGGCGAGAAAATGAAAGCGATGGAATTTTACGACTTGGCGATTTCTGGAGCCAAAACTAACAAGTATCTGCAAGAAGAAGCCCTCGCCAACGAGCTTACCGCCAAATTTTACCTCGATTGGGGGAAAGAAAAAATCGCCCAAGCTTATATGATAGAAGCCTACTATTGCTACGCCCGTTGGGGAGCTAAAGCCAAAACCGACCAACTCGAATCCATCTATCCCCAGTTCCTCGCTCCCATCCTGCAACAACAACAACCCCAATTTGACCCCGATTCAACCCTCACTTGGAATGCGACGCAAACCATTACCCGTCAAAGCAGTACGAAAGCTTCTTCAACCCTAGATTTCACCACGGCGCTCAAAGCATCCCAAGCAATTTCAGAAGAGATTCAGCTTGATAGTTTGCTCTCTACCCTGATGCAAGTGGTCATTGAAAATGCGGGTGCGGACAAAGGAGCATTGATTTTGTTGGAGTCGGGAGATTGGGTGGTACGGGCAATGGCAACCCTCAAGGCGAGTTCGGAGGGAGATTGCACGATTCATACCGTCCTCTCCTGTCCAATGGAAGAAAGCGAGGAAATTCCTTCTACTTTGGTGCGCTACGTTTCTCGCACGAGGGAACTGTTAGTTATCAATGATGTCGCTGCGGATAAGTCTTTTGCCGGGGATTCCTATTTCATCGTGCAATCGCCTCAATCGCTGATGTGCGCGCCGATTGTGCGGCAAGGTCGTGTTATTGGGATATTGTATTTAGAAAACCAGTCAGCGAAAGAAAGTTTTACGCGCGATCGCGTGGAAGTTCTCAATCTCTTGTGCGCTCAAGCTGCCATCTCCCTGGAAAATGCCCAACTTTACCAACAAGCACGGCAAGCTTTAACTGATTTACAAACCGCACAACTACAACTCGTCCAAAACGAGAAAATGGCAACCCTCGGCAATCTCGTCGCGGGAGTGGCACACGAAATCAACAACCCCCTGTCCTTCATCGGCGGAAACGTCGATGCAGCAAAGGATTATATTGCCGATCTATTTGAGATTATCCAAGGCTACCAAAACGAACTTCCCCAAACCAGTTCCGAACTCGAAGAACTCCTCGAAGACCTGGATTTAGAATTCATTGAGGAAGATTTACCCAAACTCATTGCCTCAATGTCCGTGGGAGTCGAACGCATCCGCAATATCAGTACCTCTTTAAGAACATTCTCCCGCGCCGATTCCACAGAAAAAACCGCCTTTAACCTCCACGACGGAATTGACAGCACGATCCTGATTCTGAAATATCGTCTCAAAGCCAACGAACAGCGTCCGGAAATTGAGATTCTTAAAGACTACGGAGAATTACCAGAAGTTCAATGCTTCCCCGGACAATTGAACCAAGTTTTCATGAATTTGTTAGCTAACGCGATCGATGCCTTTGAAGAGTTCAACATCGGGCGTTCCTACGCAGAGATCGAAGCCAATTCCAATCAAATTATCATTCGTACCGAACCGATTGAAGGAGATTCTGGGGTCATAATTCGTATTGCCGATAATGGGAAAGGAATGTCAGAAGAGGTGCAAAAGAAAGTCTTCGAACATTTATTCACAACGAAAGGGGTGGGTAAAGGAACCGGATTGGGATTATCAATTTCCCGTCAGATTGTCGAAGAAAAACATGAGGGAAAACTAATCTGTACTTCCCAATTAAGTAAAGGAACTGAGTTTGCAATTTATTTACCTTTATAAAAGACTACAATTTGATTAATCCTTGGAAAAATTCATTATGAAAATAGCTGTTGGTCATAGCCTCGATCCCGATTCTCTAGAAGCGATCGATGAAGTATTAGAGCAGTGCGATCGAATCTTGGAGGGAGCTAAACCGAAAGCAGGAATCTTGTTTGCTGCCATAGGTTTTGATTATGCTCTAATTCTCAAACGGATCGATGAAGTATTTCCAAATATCGAATTAATTGGTGGAACGACAGATGGAGAAGTTTCGTCAATTTTTGGATTTCAGCAAGATTCAATAACTTTAATGGTTTTTGACTTAGAAAATGTTGAAATTCGTGCTGCTGTAGGAAGAAATATTTCTGAAGATCCGACAAGAATTGCTCGAGAAACCGTTGAAAAAGCCTTGGAATCCATTAACACTTCTCCCAAATTT encodes:
- a CDS encoding trifunctional serine/threonine-protein kinase/ATP-binding protein/sensor histidine kinase, yielding MTNPSIVLPGYQLAEQIYDGSRTLVYRGTRNADEKPVIIKFLRNEYPTFSELVQFRNQYTIAKNLDLLGIVKPLALETYRNGYALVMPDEQAVSLQDWRWGRGDGKTGKREEQLPIADFLKMGIQLADILHGLYQNRVIHKDIKPANILIHQSTKQVKLIDFSISSLLPKETQEIQNPNVLEGTLAYLSPEQTGRMNRGVDYRSDFYSLGVTFYELLKGKLPFNSDDPMELVHCHIAKSPISITSQKIPQTLSDIVMKLMAKNVEDRYQNALGLKYDLEKCLKQWQETGTIEEFELGKRDVRDRFIIPEKLYGREAEVAQLLEAFERISQGSSELSEQPLTPSPSPPVSPPSRSELVLVAGYSGVGKTAVVNEVHKPIVKQRGYFIKGKFDQFNRNIPFSAFVQAFRDLMGQLLSESNTQLEQWKATILSALGENGQVIIDVVPELEQIIGQQPAVTELSGSEAQNRFNRLFSKFVRVFTTKEHPLTIFLDDLQWADSASLSLMKLLMGAKESNYLLTIGAYRDNEVFPAHPLMSALEEIEKAGVAVGTITLTPLTPPHLNQLIADTLNCQAGLAQPLTELVYQKTQGNPFFATQFLKALYEDELIRFDLQIGHWQCDIARVKQLALTDDVVEFMSLQLQKLPQTTQNILKLAACIGNQFDLETLAVVSEQGEAEAATALWRALQEGLVLPQSEVYKFYQSQERDPCRDLPTVTRASSISPEDAVPRTKTALPTQSPHYKFLHDRVQQAAYSLIKAEEKQTTHLKIGQLLLENATEAEREEKIFDIVNQLNISTSLIESESERDRLAQLNLLAGHKAKASTAYAAAKNYLEIGINLLSSNCWQDQYSLTLNLYKSVAETAFLNGHFEAMQQWISTIIENSKTLLDRIEVYETLIYARIAQKEPLEGVKIGVQVLNQLGIKLPENPAEEDIQQAIKDTTACLPAQGIESLAQLPQMRDPKTLAAMKISFALAPAAYVSGSPIFLLNALAEIRNSIAYGNAPTSAAAYAHYGIILCGIMNDIESGYQFGKLALELSGKSNNKALNAKIAMIFGSFIWPWKIPWGNTLNLLQSGYTYGLDSGSLELAAFCRSFEAQSAYFMGQELSELASKCSIYTEQVRQIQQELNITLMEQLHQTILNLQGQSDDPCILVGDVANEIELIPQYQETNNPLALYGVYLHKAILCYLFDRYSEALDCIETASNYIGGVTAQVVIPVSYFYNSLIRLAIAATAPEEERKVHLEMVAANQNKIENWKQHAPQNFQHKYDLVEAEKYRMLGEKMKAMEFYDLAISGAKTNKYLQEEALANELTAKFYLDWGKEKIAQAYMIEAYYCYARWGAKAKTDQLESIYPQFLAPILQQQQPQFDPDSTLTWNATQTITRQSSTKASSTLDFTTALKASQAISEEIQLDSLLSTLMQVVIENAGADKGALILLESGDWVVRAMATLKASSEGDCTIHTVLSCPMEESEEIPSTLVRYVSRTRELLVINDVAADKSFAGDSYFIVQSPQSLMCAPIVRQGRVIGILYLENQSAKESFTRDRVEVLNLLCAQAAISLENAQLYQQARQALTDLQTAQLQLVQNEKMATLGNLVAGVAHEINNPLSFIGGNVDAAKDYIADLFEIIQGYQNELPQTSSELEELLEDLDLEFIEEDLPKLIASMSVGVERIRNISTSLRTFSRADSTEKTAFNLHDGIDSTILILKYRLKANEQRPEIEILKDYGELPEVQCFPGQLNQVFMNLLANAIDAFEEFNIGRSYAEIEANSNQIIIRTEPIEGDSGVIIRIADNGKGMSEEVQKKVFEHLFTTKGVGKGTGLGLSISRQIVEEKHEGKLICTSQLSKGTEFAIYLPL